The following proteins are co-located in the Streptococcus anginosus genome:
- the nox gene encoding H2O-forming NADH oxidase: MSKIVVIGANHAGTACINTILDNFGNENEVVVFDQNSNISFLGCGMALWIGKQIDGPEGLFYSDKEKLEAKGAKVYMESPVLSVDYDKKEVIALVNGQEHVESYDKLIFATGSQPIIPPIKGVELVEGNREFKATLENVQFVKLYQNSAEVIEKLKNNEGINRVAVVGAGYIGVELAEAFERLGKEVILIDVADTCLAGYYDRELSDLMSKNLADHGIKLAYGQTVKAVEGEGKVERIVTDKETFDVDMVIMAVGFRPNTALGAGKIELFRNGAFLVDKKQETSIPGVYAVGDCATIYDNALDDMSYIALASNAVRSGIVGAYNATGHELEGIGVQGSNGINIYDLKMVSTGLTLEKAKAASYNAVETGFNDLQKPEFIKHNNHEVAIRIVFDKDTRVILGAQMASHEDISMGIHLFSLAIQEKVTIDKLALTDIFFLPHFNKPYNYITMAALTAEK, translated from the coding sequence ATGAGTAAAATTGTTGTTATTGGTGCCAACCATGCTGGTACAGCTTGTATCAATACGATATTAGACAACTTCGGAAATGAAAACGAAGTTGTGGTGTTTGACCAAAATTCAAACATTTCCTTCTTAGGATGCGGAATGGCGCTTTGGATTGGTAAGCAAATTGACGGCCCAGAAGGATTGTTCTATTCAGATAAAGAAAAACTTGAAGCAAAAGGTGCAAAAGTTTATATGGAAAGTCCTGTTTTGTCAGTTGATTATGACAAAAAAGAAGTGATCGCACTTGTAAATGGTCAGGAACATGTTGAATCTTATGACAAATTGATTTTTGCGACTGGTTCACAACCAATTATCCCGCCAATCAAAGGTGTTGAACTTGTAGAAGGAAATCGTGAATTTAAAGCGACCCTAGAAAACGTTCAGTTTGTAAAATTGTATCAAAACTCTGCTGAAGTGATTGAAAAGCTGAAAAACAACGAAGGCATCAATCGGGTCGCTGTTGTTGGAGCCGGCTACATTGGTGTTGAACTCGCAGAAGCTTTTGAACGCCTTGGAAAAGAAGTAATCTTGATTGACGTTGCAGATACTTGCCTTGCTGGTTACTACGACCGTGAATTGTCTGACTTGATGAGTAAAAACTTGGCAGATCATGGCATCAAACTTGCTTATGGTCAAACTGTGAAAGCAGTTGAAGGGGAAGGCAAAGTTGAACGTATTGTAACAGATAAAGAAACATTTGACGTAGATATGGTCATTATGGCTGTTGGCTTCCGACCAAACACAGCTCTCGGCGCTGGCAAGATTGAACTTTTCCGTAATGGTGCCTTCCTTGTTGATAAAAAACAAGAAACAAGCATTCCAGGAGTTTATGCAGTTGGGGACTGTGCAACGATTTATGACAATGCTCTAGATGATATGAGTTATATCGCCCTTGCTTCGAATGCTGTTCGTTCAGGTATTGTCGGAGCTTACAATGCTACTGGTCATGAGTTAGAAGGCATTGGTGTGCAAGGTTCAAACGGTATCAACATTTACGACCTTAAAATGGTTTCAACTGGTTTGACCTTAGAAAAAGCAAAAGCTGCTAGCTACAATGCGGTTGAAACAGGATTTAACGACCTTCAAAAGCCAGAATTTATCAAACACAACAACCATGAAGTAGCTATTCGTATCGTATTTGATAAAGATACACGTGTCATCCTTGGAGCACAAATGGCTTCGCACGAAGATATTTCAATGGGCATTCATCTCTTCTCACTCGCAATCCAAGAAAAAGTGACCATTGATAAATTGGCATTGACAGATATTTTCTTCCTGCCACACTTTAACAAACCTTATAACTACATCACAATGGCAGCATTGACAGCCGAAAAATAA
- a CDS encoding NADPH-dependent FMN reductase, whose translation MLKLIGLVGTNSKRSTNRQLLQYMQKHFADKAEIELVEIKDIPIFNKPADKKLPAIVTEIAEKIEAADGVIIGTPEYDHSIPASLMSALAWLSYGIYPLLNKPVMITGASFGTLGSSRAQLQLRQILDAPELKSSVMPGSEFLLSHSLQAFDKDGNLIDLETIQKLDALFDDFRLFVKITEKLSSAQELLHKEAENFDWENL comes from the coding sequence ATGTTAAAACTCATCGGTTTAGTTGGCACAAATTCAAAACGTTCCACCAATCGCCAACTATTACAATATATGCAAAAACATTTTGCGGATAAAGCAGAAATTGAACTAGTGGAAATCAAAGATATTCCCATTTTCAATAAACCCGCAGACAAAAAACTTCCAGCTATTGTAACGGAAATTGCTGAAAAGATCGAAGCGGCTGACGGGGTCATTATCGGAACGCCTGAATACGACCACTCTATCCCAGCTTCGCTCATGAGTGCTCTGGCTTGGCTATCTTACGGCATTTACCCATTGCTCAATAAACCCGTAATGATTACAGGTGCTTCCTTTGGAACCTTGGGTTCGTCTCGTGCACAGTTACAGCTTCGCCAGATTTTGGATGCCCCTGAGTTGAAATCTTCCGTCATGCCTGGCTCTGAATTTTTGCTGTCGCACTCTCTGCAAGCATTTGATAAAGATGGCAATCTCATTGACCTTGAAACTATTCAGAAATTGGACGCACTCTTTGATGATTTCCGTCTTTTTGTGAAAATTACCGAGAAGCTATCTAGTGCGCAGGAATTATTGCACAAAGAAGCTGAAAACTTCGACTGGGAAAACTTGTAA
- a CDS encoding cache domain-containing sensor histidine kinase: MKRYSLLIQLVIYVFIMILALLGIVGGIYYQTSSVAIRQTTEQNTRKTIQQSGQFITSYLQKVKQTTSSLAENEKIKTYAQTPSQENAEQLRQLFATILKTDSDLVSAILVTKDGNLISTDPELTMKTSADMMKEKWYQDAIHKGAMPILTPARRTVSHTTGEKWVISIMQEVVDKDGKNLGVVRLDVGYKTLEAYLDQLQLGKEGFTFIVDANHDFVYHPKKEVYSSHAEMKAMAPYLSVKNGYVKSKQAYVSQYQIPNSGWTLIGVSSMEQLHAVQTQILWSFIGTGLFALGVCLIGIWFVLRLWIKPLRDLQATILKVGSGHSDLRANETGSPELVDLARQFNIMLDRIDQLMIAVKEEEQNVRKYELQALSSQINPHFLYNTLDTIVWMAEFNDSKRVVEVTKSLAKYFRLALNQGHEQISLKDEIDHVRQYLFIQKQRYGGKLQYEIDELSAYDNYQIPKLILQPLVENAIYHGIKEMNRQGMIRVSVSKNDTQLIVSIYDNGRGFVASETTNATLVRLGGVGLKNVNQRLQLQFGKSYHMEIKSEENTYTEIRLYFPRANKTN, encoded by the coding sequence ATGAAACGTTATTCGCTTCTGATTCAGTTAGTGATTTATGTTTTTATTATGATATTAGCTCTTTTGGGAATTGTCGGTGGGATTTATTATCAGACTAGTTCGGTTGCTATTCGCCAGACAACTGAGCAAAATACACGCAAGACCATTCAGCAAAGTGGTCAGTTTATCACTTCTTATTTACAAAAAGTTAAACAGACAACGAGTAGTTTGGCTGAAAATGAGAAAATAAAGACATATGCACAAACACCAAGCCAAGAAAACGCTGAACAACTTCGGCAATTATTCGCAACGATTTTAAAAACAGATTCGGATTTGGTATCTGCTATTTTGGTAACAAAAGACGGAAATCTCATCTCAACAGATCCTGAATTAACCATGAAGACATCCGCTGATATGATGAAAGAAAAATGGTATCAGGATGCTATCCATAAAGGTGCTATGCCGATTTTGACACCAGCACGAAGAACCGTCAGTCATACAACTGGTGAAAAATGGGTGATTTCAATCATGCAGGAAGTTGTAGATAAAGATGGTAAAAATCTAGGGGTTGTTCGCTTAGATGTTGGATACAAGACGTTGGAAGCTTATTTAGATCAACTACAGTTAGGAAAAGAGGGATTTACCTTTATCGTCGATGCCAATCATGACTTTGTCTATCATCCTAAAAAAGAAGTTTATTCTTCTCACGCTGAAATGAAAGCGATGGCGCCCTATCTTTCTGTCAAAAATGGCTATGTCAAATCAAAACAAGCTTATGTATCTCAATATCAAATTCCAAATAGTGGTTGGACATTGATTGGGGTTTCTTCAATGGAACAATTGCATGCAGTTCAAACACAGATTTTGTGGTCTTTTATTGGAACAGGGTTGTTTGCTTTGGGTGTTTGTCTAATAGGGATTTGGTTTGTGCTTCGGCTTTGGATTAAGCCTTTGCGAGATTTACAAGCAACCATTTTAAAGGTTGGAAGCGGGCATTCAGATTTGAGGGCTAATGAAACCGGCTCTCCTGAATTAGTTGATTTGGCAAGACAATTTAATATTATGTTAGACCGGATTGATCAATTGATGATTGCAGTCAAAGAAGAGGAACAGAATGTCAGAAAATATGAATTGCAGGCGCTTTCCAGCCAAATCAACCCGCATTTTTTGTACAATACGTTGGATACAATTGTATGGATGGCAGAATTTAATGACAGCAAGCGTGTGGTAGAAGTCACAAAATCACTGGCTAAGTATTTCCGTTTAGCTTTGAACCAAGGACATGAACAAATTTCTCTCAAGGATGAAATTGATCATGTTCGGCAATATTTGTTCATTCAAAAACAGCGGTATGGAGGGAAATTACAGTATGAAATTGATGAGTTAAGTGCTTATGATAATTATCAGATTCCAAAATTAATTTTGCAGCCTTTGGTTGAGAACGCCATTTACCATGGTATCAAAGAAATGAATCGTCAAGGGATGATTCGAGTTAGCGTTTCTAAAAATGACACGCAGCTCATCGTTTCAATTTATGACAATGGTCGTGGCTTTGTCGCCAGCGAAACTACAAATGCTACACTCGTTCGCTTGGGTGGTGTCGGTTTGAAGAATGTTAATCAGCGTTTGCAATTACAATTTGGTAAATCCTATCACATGGAAATTAAATCTGAAGAAAATACTTATACGGAGATTCGTCTCTATTTTCCAAGGGCAAATAAAACCAACTGA
- a CDS encoding ABC transporter permease: protein MKYINIYFYNLKAYLIASMSYRLDFFIGLISSLIEQIVYLIFLNVLFANIKEIAGFNYGQMLFIYGMATIGRSVHLIFFDNLWMFGSRYIRKGEFERLLIMPINPLFQLICERVQLQGFGTTLMGAIATYQAYHLLGLHWNIFHLLLFVFICICIGLLYAAIQLGPTALAFWIVESFPITMGIFSLNQMAQYPIKIYPTFIQLILIFVFPYAFTSFFPALYFLNLSWIGLLLPLVLLVIFTINYALFKYGMKKFSSVGN, encoded by the coding sequence ATGAAATACATCAACATTTATTTTTATAACCTCAAAGCTTACTTGATTGCTAGTATGTCTTATAGGTTGGACTTCTTTATTGGACTTATTTCTTCTTTGATTGAACAGATTGTTTATTTAATCTTTTTAAATGTATTATTTGCAAATATCAAGGAAATTGCCGGATTCAACTATGGACAAATGCTATTTATTTATGGAATGGCAACTATCGGACGTTCAGTTCACCTGATTTTCTTTGACAATCTTTGGATGTTTGGAAGCCGCTATATTCGCAAAGGTGAGTTTGAACGCCTGCTTATCATGCCCATCAATCCTCTTTTTCAGCTAATTTGTGAACGTGTGCAGCTACAAGGATTTGGCACAACACTAATGGGAGCTATTGCAACTTATCAAGCCTATCATTTACTCGGACTGCATTGGAACATTTTTCATCTACTTCTCTTTGTCTTTATCTGTATTTGTATTGGTTTACTCTATGCTGCTATTCAATTAGGACCTACTGCTCTTGCTTTTTGGATTGTCGAATCTTTCCCTATCACAATGGGGATTTTCTCCCTCAATCAAATGGCACAATACCCTATCAAAATTTACCCAACCTTTATCCAATTGATACTAATTTTTGTATTTCCTTATGCTTTTACTTCTTTTTTTCCAGCTCTTTATTTTTTAAATCTAAGCTGGATTGGTTTGCTACTTCCTTTAGTCCTACTTGTTATTTTTACTATCAACTACGCTCTATTCAAATACGGCATGAAAAAATTCTCCAGTGTTGGGAATTAA
- a CDS encoding sensor histidine kinase codes for MDTVKFFTKLLTRYVLLLLALIIGLVFVYGLVFSSYFSFYGKEKPELLYTKIAQSSQQNNFNFDKSSKIEMDKQNTWAMVLNQDGNIVQSYHLPKGLKRHYTNTDMVKFSRWYLEDYPVFSYVRGQQILVLGYPKKHSLAKFNFYANTQFIRNFLSLGLVFLGIILLLIFILLSRSKLRIKKEMEPIITAVTSLSQGQNIALNEKGNFSEIKTALNETSHILEESNTMKEQWIRGVSHDLRNPLMLISGYNSQLEQQYGKGKQTEEIENQIQTMKEMISNLNMSYLLDNQKHHSEFSSLDLVAVLRTVIADILNNYETITLHFDLPTEAVLVKGEVTLLERAFRNLLLNSIIHSGSNQIDLTYQLSDNKVLIIIADQGDITAQKITELNQKSTNYESHGMGTVITKQIIKLHQGEIVFLDNQPGLKVIISLPLVKD; via the coding sequence ATGGATACCGTTAAATTTTTTACTAAGTTATTAACCAGGTATGTTCTATTACTCTTGGCTTTAATCATAGGACTTGTTTTTGTTTATGGTTTGGTTTTCTCATCCTATTTTAGTTTCTATGGAAAGGAAAAACCGGAACTACTTTACACTAAAATCGCTCAATCGAGTCAACAGAATAATTTTAATTTTGATAAAAGCAGCAAAATTGAAATGGATAAACAAAATACTTGGGCTATGGTACTGAATCAAGATGGCAATATTGTCCAATCTTATCATTTACCTAAAGGACTCAAAAGGCATTATACGAATACTGATATGGTTAAATTTTCACGCTGGTATTTAGAAGATTACCCTGTTTTCTCCTATGTACGAGGTCAGCAAATTTTAGTTTTGGGCTATCCTAAAAAGCATTCTTTAGCAAAATTTAATTTCTATGCTAATACGCAATTTATTAGGAATTTTCTCAGTTTGGGACTTGTTTTCTTGGGTATTATTCTTTTACTTATTTTTATTCTTTTGAGCCGATCAAAGTTGCGCATTAAAAAGGAGATGGAGCCGATTATTACTGCTGTCACTTCTTTGTCTCAAGGTCAAAATATCGCTCTTAATGAAAAGGGAAATTTCTCTGAAATTAAGACAGCTCTCAATGAAACCTCTCATATTTTGGAAGAAAGCAACACGATGAAAGAGCAATGGATTAGAGGGGTCAGTCATGATTTACGCAATCCTCTTATGCTCATATCAGGTTATAACAGTCAGCTAGAGCAGCAATATGGTAAAGGAAAGCAGACGGAGGAAATTGAAAATCAGATTCAAACTATGAAAGAAATGATTTCTAATCTCAATATGAGCTACTTATTGGATAATCAAAAGCATCACTCCGAATTTTCGAGTCTTGATTTGGTTGCAGTCCTACGAACAGTAATTGCCGATATATTGAATAATTATGAAACAATTACACTTCATTTTGATTTGCCTACCGAGGCAGTGTTGGTAAAAGGAGAGGTAACTTTACTAGAAAGAGCTTTTAGAAATCTCTTGCTTAATAGTATCATACACAGCGGTTCTAACCAGATTGATCTGACTTATCAATTATCTGATAATAAAGTGCTCATCATCATTGCGGATCAAGGAGATATTACAGCTCAAAAAATTACTGAGCTAAATCAAAAATCGACTAATTATGAATCACATGGTATGGGAACGGTTATCACTAAACAAATTATTAAATTACATCAAGGTGAAATTGTTTTTTTAGACAATCAGCCAGGCTTAAAAGTCATCATTTCTTTACCTTTAGTAAAGGACTGA
- a CDS encoding ABC transporter ATP-binding protein: MIEANQLYKTYSIVEKELGLKGSIKAFFRPKKKQIHAVQNISLTVQKGEIIGYIGSNGSGKSTTIKMLTGVLYPDRGSVKINGLTPQKHRTAVNKQIGVLFGQKSHLRWDIPVLESFILHAKIYDVPDKVFEERLEQLIDLLQLGDFIHQPVRNLSLGQRVRCEFAAIFIHQPAVVFLDEPTIGLDASVKETIRSFIRFMNKEYQTTFLITSHDMQDIESLCKRIFIIDKGKKVYDGSLTQLREKFSTVKTISFKTQTPIEELFQINGFSFEKIDSYHFNIHYQTDIYTNAQVINQIFEHYSIEDLAIKELTIENIVKQIYEEGLDE; encoded by the coding sequence ATGATTGAAGCAAATCAATTATATAAGACATATAGTATTGTCGAGAAAGAATTAGGTCTTAAAGGTTCTATCAAAGCCTTTTTTCGCCCTAAGAAAAAACAAATTCATGCTGTACAGAATATTTCATTAACGGTTCAAAAAGGTGAAATTATTGGTTATATTGGTTCGAATGGAAGCGGAAAATCCACGACTATAAAAATGCTGACAGGTGTTCTTTATCCAGATCGAGGCAGTGTTAAAATTAATGGACTTACCCCACAGAAACATCGGACAGCAGTCAATAAGCAGATTGGCGTTTTATTCGGACAAAAATCACATTTACGTTGGGATATTCCTGTGCTGGAATCTTTTATTTTGCATGCGAAAATCTATGACGTTCCTGATAAAGTTTTTGAGGAACGCTTGGAGCAATTAATTGACCTGTTGCAGCTAGGAGATTTTATTCACCAGCCTGTTCGTAATCTTTCGCTCGGGCAACGAGTTCGCTGCGAATTTGCTGCTATATTCATTCATCAACCTGCCGTTGTTTTCTTGGATGAACCTACAATCGGTCTTGATGCCAGTGTAAAAGAAACCATCCGCTCTTTCATTCGCTTTATGAATAAAGAGTATCAGACAACTTTCCTCATTACGTCTCATGATATGCAGGATATTGAGTCGCTCTGCAAACGAATTTTCATTATTGATAAGGGCAAAAAGGTTTATGACGGAAGTCTGACGCAATTAAGAGAAAAGTTTTCAACAGTTAAAACCATTTCTTTCAAAACGCAAACGCCAATAGAAGAGCTATTCCAAATCAATGGTTTTAGTTTTGAGAAAATTGACTCTTATCATTTCAATATTCATTATCAGACGGATATTTATACTAATGCCCAAGTTATCAATCAGATTTTTGAGCATTATTCAATCGAAGACCTGGCTATCAAAGAATTGACAATTGAAAATATCGTCAAACAAATTTATGAGGAGGGGCTTGATGAGTAA
- a CDS encoding ABC transporter permease: MSKYIHITRLTLITQLQYKSFFVATLIRTFIQVLVSIFVWKTIFFTQSQVNGYTLETFTTYIIFANLLGNLNSFSIGRDLSIMIVDGNITGELLYPYSLITSLFFQDFAVKIVEIIKFIPILLVIPLLQGQLYLPNWQTGLLFLFSSLLGMFIILLLDLGFSLTAFFTANTWGILILRNGLFSLASGALLPLSFYPENIANILKLLPYSFAVNFPVNILLKRQVNFELFWIQLAWIPILSAFIAFLWYQAKRRLVILGG; the protein is encoded by the coding sequence ATGAGTAAATATATTCATATCACACGATTAACTCTTATTACGCAACTTCAATATAAATCTTTCTTTGTCGCGACCCTGATTCGTACTTTCATACAAGTTCTAGTCTCTATTTTCGTTTGGAAAACCATTTTTTTCACCCAATCTCAAGTCAATGGTTATACTTTAGAAACTTTCACAACCTATATTATCTTTGCAAATCTACTGGGAAATCTAAATAGTTTTAGCATTGGACGGGATTTGTCTATAATGATTGTTGATGGGAATATTACTGGTGAGCTACTCTATCCTTATTCCCTCATTACTTCTCTCTTTTTCCAAGACTTTGCTGTCAAAATCGTTGAAATTATCAAATTCATTCCAATTTTATTAGTTATCCCTTTGCTTCAAGGACAGCTTTATCTTCCAAATTGGCAGACAGGATTGCTTTTCCTATTTTCTAGTTTATTAGGAATGTTTATCATCCTCCTGTTAGATTTAGGATTTAGCTTAACAGCCTTCTTCACGGCAAATACTTGGGGAATTTTGATTCTCAGAAACGGGCTTTTTTCACTCGCTTCAGGAGCGCTTTTGCCACTAAGTTTTTATCCAGAAAATATTGCAAACATTTTGAAACTATTACCTTATAGCTTTGCTGTTAATTTTCCGGTCAATATCCTTTTGAAAAGGCAGGTTAATTTTGAGCTCTTCTGGATTCAATTGGCTTGGATTCCGATACTTTCAGCTTTCATTGCTTTTCTTTGGTATCAAGCTAAACGTCGTTTAGTCATTTTAGGAGGTTGA
- a CDS encoding response regulator transcription factor — protein sequence MNYKEKKILILDDNPEILEMVQESLNIAGFSNLTSVQSQKEALEQFEEKSFDLVILDIMLPEGSGFEVLKGIRKTSTVPVLFLSAISDIEKQYQGFELGADDYIIKPFRPRDLELRILSILKRAYPEKEDTLVLPACQVHFSQALITKGKLEIQLTAKEYSILKVLYDNKNRIVTFDQLLEKVWGLQYQGYDNTLMAHIRKIRQKIEANPSKPESLITVKGLGYKLKVN from the coding sequence ATGAATTATAAAGAAAAGAAGATCTTAATTTTAGACGATAATCCAGAAATTTTAGAAATGGTGCAAGAATCATTGAACATTGCTGGTTTTAGCAATCTAACAAGTGTACAATCACAAAAAGAAGCTTTGGAGCAATTTGAAGAAAAATCTTTTGATTTAGTTATTTTAGACATTATGCTGCCTGAAGGATCAGGATTTGAAGTTTTAAAAGGTATCCGTAAGACTTCAACGGTTCCTGTTTTGTTTTTGTCGGCAATCTCCGATATAGAAAAACAATATCAGGGCTTTGAGTTAGGGGCAGATGACTATATTATCAAGCCTTTCCGCCCAAGAGATTTGGAGTTGCGTATTCTTTCCATCTTAAAAAGAGCCTATCCCGAAAAGGAAGATACCCTTGTTTTGCCTGCTTGCCAGGTGCATTTTAGCCAAGCCTTGATTACCAAAGGAAAACTAGAGATTCAGCTGACAGCTAAGGAATACAGTATTCTTAAGGTCTTATATGATAATAAGAATCGCATTGTTACTTTTGACCAACTCTTAGAAAAAGTCTGGGGCTTACAATACCAAGGCTATGATAATACCCTAATGGCTCATATTCGTAAGATTCGACAAAAGATCGAAGCCAATCCATCTAAACCAGAAAGCTTAATAACGGTTAAAGGTTTGGGTTACAAACTAAAGGTGAATTAA
- a CDS encoding FAD:protein FMN transferase — protein MDFSSRSIQLMGTTITISILHPQAGLLLDEVIQLLFLYEKRFSANDDDSELMKINHQAGKQWVQVHPDLFELIELGKQHSLALNSHLNITIGPLVQTWRIGFPDAKVPQPEEIKYCLSLIEPTFIKLDSASSSVFLAKEGMKIDLGALAKGYIADKVMEFLKNKGVTSALINLGGNVLTLGINQVSKRPWRIGIQHPKLTRGNNRAILPIVNQSVVTSGIYERTLEKQGQTYHHILDGKTGYPVETDVASLTIVSNRSVDGEIWTTRLFGESPSSILEQVEKEEQIEALGITKEDQLFYSSGLKPELLF, from the coding sequence GTGGACTTCAGCTCTCGTTCCATTCAATTAATGGGAACGACGATTACGATTTCAATTCTGCATCCGCAAGCAGGTCTGCTACTTGACGAGGTTATTCAACTACTTTTTCTGTATGAGAAACGCTTTAGTGCAAATGATGATGATTCGGAGTTGATGAAAATCAACCATCAAGCTGGAAAGCAATGGGTTCAGGTACATCCTGATTTGTTTGAGCTAATTGAGCTAGGAAAACAGCATAGTTTAGCTCTAAATAGTCACTTAAATATTACTATCGGCCCACTTGTACAAACATGGCGAATTGGTTTTCCAGACGCCAAAGTGCCTCAGCCGGAAGAAATCAAATATTGCCTTTCTTTAATAGAACCTACTTTTATTAAACTCGATTCTGCTTCTTCTAGTGTTTTTTTAGCAAAAGAAGGAATGAAAATTGACCTTGGAGCACTTGCAAAAGGTTATATTGCTGATAAAGTGATGGAGTTCTTAAAAAATAAAGGCGTGACTTCTGCTCTCATCAATCTAGGCGGGAATGTATTAACCCTAGGAATCAACCAAGTTTCCAAGCGTCCTTGGCGGATTGGGATTCAACATCCAAAATTAACACGCGGAAATAATCGGGCTATTCTTCCTATCGTAAATCAATCCGTTGTGACTTCAGGAATTTATGAGCGAACCCTTGAAAAACAAGGGCAAACCTATCACCATATTCTTGATGGTAAGACAGGTTATCCTGTGGAGACAGATGTCGCTAGTTTAACGATTGTGTCTAATCGCTCTGTAGACGGTGAAATTTGGACAACCCGATTATTTGGCGAAAGCCCATCGTCTATTCTAGAACAAGTCGAAAAAGAAGAACAGATTGAAGCGTTAGGGATTACAAAAGAAGATCAATTATTCTATTCTTCTGGTTTAAAACCAGAATTGCTATTTTAA
- a CDS encoding NAD(P)H-dependent oxidoreductase: protein MKFVGIVGSNAEQSYNRKLLEFIRRHFKLKFELEVLEIDEVPMFNQDEKWDESFQLRLLYNKITRADGVIIATPEHNHTITAALKSVLEWLSFEVHPFENKPVMIVGASYYDQGTSRAQVHLRKILDAPGVNAYTLPGNEFLLGKAKEGFDDEGNITNEGTVKFLETCLDNFMKYVEVVSKLKKPKPIEPEDLDVTKPIATTIQGIDPDDPEWVEKAAAMVGAVSGDTYVKLDHGILTVDQINMFLKSMPFELTYADDNNQFLYYNNAHQDPDTMLAKRVPSQSGNRLSTVHNSLPAGRMKNVEWVVGTLRNGNQEYVRTLIPNPHSPVLNTHNYQAMYYPDGSYAGINEIVFNFRPWLEWYLETTGQQLVGGSGPFAPAGGQAKADATSGASDAGSHSESTSEADATSAASSH, encoded by the coding sequence ATGAAATTTGTAGGAATTGTAGGCTCAAATGCAGAGCAATCGTATAATCGTAAATTACTGGAATTTATCAGAAGGCATTTTAAACTAAAATTTGAATTGGAAGTCTTGGAAATTGATGAAGTTCCGATGTTTAATCAAGACGAAAAATGGGACGAATCTTTCCAGCTTCGCCTCCTATACAACAAAATCACCCGTGCAGACGGAGTCATTATCGCAACACCTGAGCACAACCATACCATTACCGCCGCTCTGAAAAGCGTGCTTGAGTGGCTGTCATTTGAAGTTCATCCATTTGAAAACAAGCCTGTCATGATTGTGGGCGCTTCTTACTACGATCAAGGAACTTCACGCGCACAGGTCCATTTACGCAAAATTCTTGACGCACCAGGTGTCAATGCTTATACTCTTCCCGGAAATGAATTTCTGCTTGGAAAAGCCAAAGAAGGCTTTGACGATGAGGGAAATATTACCAACGAAGGAACCGTCAAATTCCTTGAAACCTGTTTGGATAATTTTATGAAATATGTAGAGGTCGTTTCAAAATTGAAAAAACCAAAACCAATTGAACCAGAAGATTTAGATGTTACCAAACCTATCGCAACAACGATTCAAGGCATTGACCCAGATGATCCTGAATGGGTTGAAAAAGCCGCTGCCATGGTGGGCGCTGTCTCAGGAGATACCTATGTAAAACTAGACCACGGTATTTTAACGGTGGATCAGATCAATATGTTCTTGAAATCCATGCCCTTTGAACTGACTTACGCCGATGACAACAACCAATTCCTCTACTACAACAATGCACATCAAGACCCTGATACCATGCTGGCAAAACGTGTACCATCTCAGTCAGGAAACCGCCTATCAACGGTTCACAATTCACTTCCGGCTGGCAGAATGAAAAATGTAGAGTGGGTGGTCGGAACCTTGCGTAACGGCAATCAAGAATATGTCCGCACCCTGATTCCAAATCCGCATTCACCAGTTTTAAATACACACAATTATCAGGCCATGTACTATCCAGACGGCTCTTACGCTGGTATCAATGAAATTGTCTTCAATTTCAGACCATGGCTGGAATGGTACTTGGAAACAACTGGTCAGCAGCTGGTTGGCGGAAGCGGTCCATTCGCTCCTGCAGGAGGACAGGCTAAAGCTGATGCTACTTCCGGTGCTTCTGATGCAGGCAGCCACAGCGAGAGCACGAGTGAGGCAGATGCTACTTCTGCTGCTTCCAGTCATTGA